GGGGTGCTGCTGTACGATGCCGATGGGGTGGAACAGGCCCTGAAGCAACCTGACGACAAACTGGTTGAGGCCCAGCGGGCGTTGATCCTTGACCCCCACGATCCGGCGGTGCAGCAGGCGGCCCGTAAAAACAACATACCTGACCACTGGCTGGATGCGGCCTGCAACTCGCCGGCCTACACTCTGGTGAAGGAACAGGGGATGGCCCTGCCGCTGCATGCCGAGTTCCGCACCATGCCGATGGCCTACTACATCCCGTCTCTCTCGCCGGTGATCGCCAAGCATGGCGATCTGCACGAGGTGGCGAAACACGGTCTGATCCCCGCCCTGGAACAGTTGCGGGTGCCGCTCGATTACCTGGCAAGCCTGCTGGGTGGCGGCAATCAGCAGGTGGTGACGCAGTCACTGGCCAAGCTGATTGCGCTGCGGGTCTGGATGCGGGCCAAAAATCTGGGCGAGACCGCTGACCCGGCGCTGTTGGCCGAGGCCGGACTGGACGAAACGTCCGCCACCAAGCTGTATCGTCTGTTCACCGTGGCCAATTACCGCGAGCGCAGCATCATCCCAGGGCAACAGCGGGAGATGAAGGAACCATACCTCCGCAAGGGGGGACGTGGTTTTGGCATCCTCAAGACTCCGCGAGGTGGCCTATGAGCACAACCGACGTGTATCAGGCATTAGCCGCCATGATCGCCTATCCCCGTGACCGGCAGGAACTGCTGGACAGCTACGCCGTGGTTGCCCGTCATCTGCAGGAGCGGGGACTGACGCTGCCGACGGCCCCGTTTGGTGAGACCGTGACCAGCTCATCGCTGGCTGAACTGCAGGAGGCCTATGTGGCGCTGTTCGATTTCAATGCCGCCTTGGCCCCCTACCTGGGGCATCACCTCTATGGCGACAACCAGAAGAAAGGGACCTACCTTATCGGCCTGAAGGGCGAGTTCCGGCGCTTCGACTTTACGCCAGCCAGCAACGAGCTGCCGGACCACCTGGAGATACTGCTGCGGTTTCTGGCCCATCTTGAACAACACGAGCGCCCCGCCTTCCTGCGCAGCCAGATGCTGGCAGGTCTGCACAAGCTGGAACAGGCCTTTGCACAGCGTTCTGACTGCCCGTGGGCCTATACCATTGCGGCAACCGGCGCGATCTGCGCTGCTGACTGCGAGGAGGTGACGTCATGCTGAATACCCTGGTCTTTGTGATCCTGCCCTATGTTGCCCTGACACTGGTGCTGGCGGTCACCCCTTATCGCCTGTTCAGCAACCGTCTGCGCTGGTCGTCCTACTCAACCCAGTTTCTGGAGCGCAAGGCGCTCTACTGGGGGATCAATCCCTGGCACTACGGCATCATTCCGGTGCTGGCAGCCCACCTGTTTGCGGTCATCTTTCCCGAGACTACCTCCCGACTGGTGGGTGATCCGACCCAGCTGCTGGTGGTTGAAGCCACCGGACTGGGTCTTGGCATCATGGCGTTGGTCGGCAGTCTGATCCTGCTGCTGCGACGGGCCAACGCACCGATGCTGAACAAGGTCACCTTCCGGGCCGACTGGCTGGCGCTGCTGCTGCTCTTGTTCCAGACCGCCAGCGGCATTGCGGTGGCGATCACCAACAGCTGGGGGGCCCAGTGGTATCCTGCCACGGCAACCCCCTACCTGCGCTCGCTGCTGATGCTTAACCCGCAACCGGAGTATCTGATCGGCATCTCCACCATCTTTACCCTGCATGTGGCCGGCGCCTTCCTGCTCCTGGCAGTACTACCGTTCACCAAGCTGGTGCATCTGCTGTTTCTGCCGCTGGACTTCCTCAAGGACCCGCCGATTCCGTACCGGTGGCATTCCCTGCCGGAAAACGGCAAAGAATAGAGGCCGCCGATGGCATCCCAGACCCACAAGCAACTTTCAGTACTGACCGGCAGCACGCTGGCCTTCACGGTCTGTTTCGCGGTCTGGGTGATGTTCTCGATCATCGGTATCCCGATCAAGACTAACCTGAATCTGAACGAGACCGAGTTCGGCCTGCTGGCTGCCACCCCGATCCTGTCCGGTTCGTTGATCAGGCTGCCTCTGGGGATGTGGACCGACAAATACGGCGGCCGGATCGTGTTTCTGGTGCTGATGCTCTGCACGGTGCTGCCGATCTATGTCATCGGTGATGCCACCCGGTATTGGCAGTTTCTGGTGCTAGGGCTGTTTGTCGGTGTGGCTGGCGGCTCGTTTTCGGTGGGGATCAGCTACGTGGCCCGCTGGTTCAGCAAGGCCCGTCAAGGGTTTGCCATGGGGATTTTCGGTGCCGGCAATGCCGGGGCTGCCGTGACCAAGTTCGTGGCTCCATCGCTGGTGGCCGCCTACGGCTGGCAGATGGTGCCTAAGGTGTACGCTGTGGCAATGCTGGCCACCTGCGGCATCTTCTGGCTGCTGACCTATTCTGACCCGGCTCACCGGGTCAGTTCATCAGTCACTATGCGTGATCAACTGCTGGCCCTTAAAGATCCGCGGGTCTGGCGCTACTGTCAGTACTACGCCATGGTGTTCGGCGGCTATGTCGGGCTGTCGCTCTGGATGACCAAGTACTACATCAGCGAGTATGGCCTCTCAATCCAGACTGCAGCGTTGGTGGCAGCCATCTTTGTGCTGCCCTCCGGCGTAATCCGCGCCTTGGGCGGTTGGGTCTCGGACAAGCTCGGCGCCCATGCCGTGACTAACGCCATCCTGTGGATATCATGGGTTTGCCTATTCCTGCTTTCGCTACCCCAAGGGGGCTTTACGGTCAAGACGGTGCAAGGACCGGCGACCTTTGTGGTGGGCCTGAATGTCTGGGTATTTACGGTGCTGCTGTTTGTGGTCGGTATCGCCTGGGGATTCGGCAAGGCCTCGGTCTTCAAGCATATTGCCGACGAATACCCCAAGAACATCGGCGTGATCTCCGGGATCGTGGGCTTGATGGGCGGCCTGGGCGGGTTTGTGCTGCCGATTGTGTTCGGCGCCCTGGTAGATCTGACCGGCATCCGCAGTTCAGCCTTCATGTTCCTGTTCGCCATGACCTGCCTGTCGCTGGTGCTGATGTTTTTCAGCAGCTCCAGCCGCAAAGGTTCACACAAACTTAAAATCGCTGAGATTCTCGAATAACGGAATCAGCACAAGGAGCCTCCCATGGCACGCATACTTAGCACGTGGACACCTGAAGACAAGCAGTTCTGGGAACAGGAAGGCAAGGCAGTTGCCTCCCGGAACCTCTGGATATCGATACCGGCTCTGCTGTTGGCCTTCGCCGTCTGGATGGTCTGGTCGATGGTGGTGGTGAAGCTGCCGGACATCGGCTTCAGCTATACGCCGAACCAGTTGTTCTGGCTGGCGGCCCTGCCGGCGCTCTCCGGCGCTACCCTGCGTATCTTCTACTCCTTCATGGTGCCGATCTTCGGCGGACGGCGCTGGACCGCCATCAGCACCGCCTCGCTGCTGCTGCCAGCCATCGGCATCGGTTTTGCGGTGCAGAATCCAGGTACCAGCTACAGCACCATGGTAATCCTGGCACTGCTGTGCGGCTTCGGCGGCGGCAACTTCTCCTCCAGCATGTCCAATATCAGCTTCTTCTACCCCAAGGCCCAGAAGGGCACCGCACTGGGGATGAACGCCGGGCTGGGCAACCTGGGGGTCAGCACCATGCAGTTTCTGGTGCCGGTGGTAATCACCTTCGGCCTGTTCGGCTCGTTGGGCGGAGAACCGCAGTTGTGGGTCAAAGGGGTAGTCACCAAGCAGCTCTGGCTGCAGAACGCCGGCTTTGTCTGGGTGCCGTTCATCGTGATTGCCACCATCGCAGCCTGGTTCGGCATGAATGATATCGCCTCGGCCAAGGCATCCTTCAGCGAACAGGCGGTGATCTTCAGGCGCAAGCATAACTGGCTGATGTGCTGGCTCTACCTGGGGACCTTCGGCTCCTTCATCGGTTTTTCAGCCGGCTTTGCCCTGCTTACCAAAAAGATGTTCCCGGCTATCGACCCCACCCAGTACGCCTTTCTGGGACCGCTCGTGGGCGCGATTGCCCGGCCGATCGGCGGCTGGATCGCGGACAAACTGGGCGGCGCCAGGGTCACCTTCTGGACCTTCATCGGCATGGTGCTGGCGGTCTTCGGCGTGCTGGCCTCCATGCCAACAGCCGCGAGCGCCGGCAGCTTTATCATGTTCATGGTTATGTTCATGCTGCTTTTCACCCTGACCGGCGTTGGCAATGCCTCTACCTTCCGGATGATCCCGATAATCTACCTGACCGAGCATCAACGTGCCGCGACCGGTCGTGATGAGGCCCAGGTTAATGTCGACGCTGCCAAGGAAGCGGCTGCGGCGCTCGGTTTTGCAGGAGCATTGGGGGCCTATGGCGGTTTCTTCATCCCCAAGAGTTTCGGTACATCGCTGGCCATGACCGGCAGCCCCAACGCCGCACTGTACGGTTTCATCATCTTTTATGTCAGTTGTATTATCATGACCTGGTGGTATTACAGCCGCAAGAACGCCCCGATGCCCTGTTAATAAAAAGGAGAGCAGATCATGGAACAGCTTGAAACCTTTCTGCACCAAACCCTGAACGAATCCCAGGACGCCATTCTGATTGCCGACCGGGAGGGGATCATCCGCTACTGGAATGCCGGCGCCGAGCGGATCCTGGGATTTACTGCCGCCGAGGCAATCGGCCAATCATTGGACCTGTTTATTCCGGAAAAACTGCGGGGACGTCACTGGGAAGGCTACCATCGGGTGATGGCCAGCGGCGAGACCAAGTATAAGACCGGCCTGCTCTCGTCACCCGGTATCCGCAAGGACGGCAGCCAGGTCTCGCTGGAGTTCAGCATGGTGCTGTTGCATGACGAACAGGGAACCATGCAGGGCTGCGCCTCGATTATGCGGGATGTGACCGAGCGCTGGCTAAAGGAAAAGGAGCTTAAAAAACGGCTGACAGAGTGCGAAACGAAGCTCGTAGCCAGCTAATCACCATCCCCAGCGCCAGAGGGCCAGAATCAGGACGATCAGAAACACGATGGTCAGGTTCATGTAGGCCATGGTGTAGAAGACCCGCAGGTGCAGCGGGGTTTTCTCCGCGCGGCTGGCAAGCAGTTTGCCGACCACCGGCAAGCGCTGTACCCGGTCCTCGTCATGGGGAGCCAGCTTCAGCGCCTCGCCCAGATCCATGCCGGCCTGATGTCGCGCCATGTGCTGGCCCTGTTTCCAGAGGGCGCTGGCGGTCGCATCGTAGATCAGGCCGTTGTAGGCAAAGTAGGCTGGTCGCCCATCCCTGCCGTCGCAGGCAGCAAGCTCGGTACTGGTCATATCGCCGCCCGTAACCGGCGTGGGGGGCGCCTGCATCTTTCGCTTGAGCCGGGGGCCGATCACCGTCACCACCACTGCGGCCGACGAGACCATGACCAGATACAACCCGACCTTGACCAGCAACAGCAGGCCGAAACGGGTATGCAGCAAGACATCCAGGGAGGGGACACGATAATAGGTCAACACCAGGCCGGTCAGGCCCATCATGAGCATTGAAAGTATGCCAACCCGTACTTCGCCGCGCGGCAGGCCGCCAGCGGCATAGGCCGGTTTCAGCACCAGATGGACGTACAGGATCGTACCGAACCAGAGGATGGCGGTCAGCATATGGATGTAACCGACCGCGAACCTGAACCCTTTTGCTGCCGTTGTCATCTGATTGGGTTGCGACTGGGCCTGCTGCCTTTCGCTGAACGCCTTCCCAAGAG
Above is a window of Trichlorobacter lovleyi SZ DNA encoding:
- a CDS encoding NarK family nitrate/nitrite MFS transporter, coding for MARILSTWTPEDKQFWEQEGKAVASRNLWISIPALLLAFAVWMVWSMVVVKLPDIGFSYTPNQLFWLAALPALSGATLRIFYSFMVPIFGGRRWTAISTASLLLPAIGIGFAVQNPGTSYSTMVILALLCGFGGGNFSSSMSNISFFYPKAQKGTALGMNAGLGNLGVSTMQFLVPVVITFGLFGSLGGEPQLWVKGVVTKQLWLQNAGFVWVPFIVIATIAAWFGMNDIASAKASFSEQAVIFRRKHNWLMCWLYLGTFGSFIGFSAGFALLTKKMFPAIDPTQYAFLGPLVGAIARPIGGWIADKLGGARVTFWTFIGMVLAVFGVLASMPTAASAGSFIMFMVMFMLLFTLTGVGNASTFRMIPIIYLTEHQRAATGRDEAQVNVDAAKEAAAALGFAGALGAYGGFFIPKSFGTSLAMTGSPNAALYGFIIFYVSCIIMTWWYYSRKNAPMPC
- a CDS encoding PAS domain-containing protein, whose protein sequence is MEQLETFLHQTLNESQDAILIADREGIIRYWNAGAERILGFTAAEAIGQSLDLFIPEKLRGRHWEGYHRVMASGETKYKTGLLSSPGIRKDGSQVSLEFSMVLLHDEQGTMQGCASIMRDVTERWLKEKELKKRLTECETKLVAS
- a CDS encoding MFS transporter codes for the protein MASQTHKQLSVLTGSTLAFTVCFAVWVMFSIIGIPIKTNLNLNETEFGLLAATPILSGSLIRLPLGMWTDKYGGRIVFLVLMLCTVLPIYVIGDATRYWQFLVLGLFVGVAGGSFSVGISYVARWFSKARQGFAMGIFGAGNAGAAVTKFVAPSLVAAYGWQMVPKVYAVAMLATCGIFWLLTYSDPAHRVSSSVTMRDQLLALKDPRVWRYCQYYAMVFGGYVGLSLWMTKYYISEYGLSIQTAALVAAIFVLPSGVIRALGGWVSDKLGAHAVTNAILWISWVCLFLLSLPQGGFTVKTVQGPATFVVGLNVWVFTVLLFVVGIAWGFGKASVFKHIADEYPKNIGVISGIVGLMGGLGGFVLPIVFGALVDLTGIRSSAFMFLFAMTCLSLVLMFFSSSSRKGSHKLKIAEILE
- a CDS encoding cytochrome b5-like heme/steroid binding domain-containing protein; this encodes MKRSLFCIVVFMLLTLPVAGFATEEYARQTGLTCAACHADPIGGGELTALGKAFSERQQAQSQPNQMTTAAKGFRFAVGYIHMLTAILWFGTILYVHLVLKPAYAAGGLPRGEVRVGILSMLMMGLTGLVLTYYRVPSLDVLLHTRFGLLLLVKVGLYLVMVSSAAVVVTVIGPRLKRKMQAPPTPVTGGDMTSTELAACDGRDGRPAYFAYNGLIYDATASALWKQGQHMARHQAGMDLGEALKLAPHDEDRVQRLPVVGKLLASRAEKTPLHLRVFYTMAYMNLTIVFLIVLILALWRWGW
- the narJ gene encoding nitrate reductase molybdenum cofactor assembly chaperone, with the translated sequence MSTTDVYQALAAMIAYPRDRQELLDSYAVVARHLQERGLTLPTAPFGETVTSSSLAELQEAYVALFDFNAALAPYLGHHLYGDNQKKGTYLIGLKGEFRRFDFTPASNELPDHLEILLRFLAHLEQHERPAFLRSQMLAGLHKLEQAFAQRSDCPWAYTIAATGAICAADCEEVTSC
- a CDS encoding respiratory nitrate reductase subunit gamma produces the protein MLNTLVFVILPYVALTLVLAVTPYRLFSNRLRWSSYSTQFLERKALYWGINPWHYGIIPVLAAHLFAVIFPETTSRLVGDPTQLLVVEATGLGLGIMALVGSLILLLRRANAPMLNKVTFRADWLALLLLLFQTASGIAVAITNSWGAQWYPATATPYLRSLLMLNPQPEYLIGISTIFTLHVAGAFLLLAVLPFTKLVHLLFLPLDFLKDPPIPYRWHSLPENGKE